A portion of the Segatella copri DSM 18205 genome contains these proteins:
- a CDS encoding DUF6377 domain-containing protein codes for MKLLIYLLLLLTMPLAAQSKTDEKTLLDRIDKMIENDQYYQGIKEKELKHLKRQAYEAEDDQTRLLFLDSIYHAYSTYRYDSAYAYMKQGLELAEKCHNTYYILRNQINQASILSVRGFYGKAESLLKSLNPNEMPYQLKLYYYFTFAWIYNYWESYANNSDYAEEFRAKKKHYMSLLIQNFNENSKKSAYYNYLMGEYAYINSPISKESLNHYLKALKMSPAKSRIHAMSAYGIARYYKNTGKFDLYEEYLVEASVSDGLCQLKETVALQKLAYYIFKKDASNSKRAAKYIQHTMEDAQFFNNQLRMMEISNILPVIASANQQAAERSRTRFLWGFMGVSIALVIILILSLVNNRQKNKLKKNKAEIEEQNEKQKEMNAQLTELNQQLIETNIKRETYMRLFMDISAAYISKLSDYRKLVSRKIKANQTADLLKSLNTHKLEEEESQMFYNRFDKAFMELYPGFVTELNKLLLPECQMEVPTTHDLTTEIRIFALMRLGVTDSQEIATLLHYSTQTIYNYKSGMRAKAINRDTFESDINQLCHIINS; via the coding sequence ATGAAACTACTTATATATTTACTTCTTTTGCTTACTATGCCATTGGCTGCTCAAAGCAAAACGGACGAGAAGACTTTATTGGATCGTATTGACAAGATGATTGAAAACGATCAATATTATCAGGGAATCAAGGAAAAGGAATTGAAACATCTGAAGCGGCAAGCTTATGAAGCTGAAGACGACCAAACCCGACTACTGTTTCTTGACAGCATATATCATGCCTATAGTACTTACCGCTACGACTCAGCATACGCATATATGAAACAGGGGCTTGAATTGGCAGAAAAATGTCATAACACCTATTATATATTACGTAACCAGATAAACCAGGCGTCCATACTCTCGGTAAGGGGATTTTATGGCAAAGCAGAAAGCTTACTCAAATCTCTCAATCCTAATGAGATGCCATACCAGTTGAAACTATACTATTACTTCACCTTCGCCTGGATCTATAATTACTGGGAATCATACGCCAATAACTCTGATTACGCCGAAGAATTCCGCGCCAAGAAGAAGCATTATATGAGCCTTCTGATACAGAATTTCAACGAAAACAGTAAGAAATCTGCCTACTATAACTATCTCATGGGCGAATACGCCTATATCAACAGCCCTATCAGCAAGGAATCGCTCAACCATTATCTGAAGGCACTGAAGATGTCGCCAGCCAAATCCCGTATCCATGCCATGTCAGCTTATGGTATAGCCAGATATTACAAAAATACCGGCAAATTCGACCTTTACGAGGAATATCTCGTAGAGGCATCCGTGAGCGATGGATTGTGCCAACTCAAAGAAACTGTTGCGCTTCAAAAGCTAGCCTATTACATCTTTAAAAAGGATGCGAGCAACAGTAAGAGAGCTGCCAAATATATCCAGCACACGATGGAAGATGCACAGTTCTTCAACAACCAACTGCGCATGATGGAGATTTCCAACATCCTTCCAGTCATCGCTTCAGCCAACCAGCAGGCTGCCGAGCGCTCTCGTACCCGCTTTCTTTGGGGGTTCATGGGTGTAAGCATAGCGCTGGTCATCATTCTCATCCTCTCCTTAGTCAACAACCGACAGAAGAACAAGCTAAAGAAAAACAAGGCTGAGATTGAAGAACAGAACGAGAAGCAGAAAGAGATGAATGCACAGCTCACCGAACTGAACCAGCAGCTAATAGAGACCAATATCAAGCGAGAGACCTACATGCGCCTCTTTATGGACATCAGTGCGGCTTATATCAGCAAGTTATCAGATTACCGCAAACTGGTAAGCCGTAAGATCAAGGCAAACCAGACCGCCGATTTGTTGAAGAGTCTCAACACCCATAAATTGGAAGAAGAGGAATCACAGATGTTCTACAACCGGTTCGATAAGGCATTCATGGAGTTGTATCCGGGTTTCGTTACTGAGTTGAACAAGCTCCTGCTGCCAGAATGTCAAATGGAAGTTCCTACTACGCACGACCTGACCACTGAGATTCGCATCTTTGCCCTGATGCGACTGGGTGTAACCGACAGCCAGGAGATAGCTACCCTGCTGCATTACTCCACCCAGACCATCTACAACTACAAGTCTGGAATGCGGGCAAAGGCGATTAATCGAGATACATTCGAATCAGATATCAATCAGCTTTGCCACATCATTAATAGTTAA
- a CDS encoding SDR family oxidoreductase, translated as MNKIALITGATSGIGEGCARRFARGGYNLILTGRNTGKLEILKKELEAEGVEVLALAFDVRNREAAKKAVDYIPEEWRNVDVLINNAGLARGLEPEYEGDFEDWDQMIDTNIKGLLTMTRLIVPGMVERNHGHVINIGSVAGDAAYAGGNVYCATKAAVKAITDGLRIDVAHTKVRVTNVKPGLVETNFSNIRFHGDQNRADNVYRGIEPLNGDDVADVAFYAASSPEHVQIAEVLVLATHQANGTVIHRS; from the coding sequence ATGAATAAAATTGCTCTTATTACAGGCGCAACAAGCGGTATTGGCGAAGGTTGTGCACGTCGTTTTGCCCGTGGCGGCTATAACCTGATTCTTACAGGTAGAAATACGGGAAAGTTGGAAATCCTGAAGAAAGAACTCGAGGCTGAGGGCGTTGAGGTGCTTGCCTTGGCTTTCGATGTGCGTAACCGTGAAGCTGCCAAGAAAGCGGTGGATTACATCCCTGAGGAGTGGCGCAATGTGGATGTGCTTATCAATAATGCAGGACTCGCACGTGGATTGGAACCTGAATATGAGGGTGATTTTGAGGATTGGGACCAGATGATTGATACTAATATTAAGGGCCTCTTAACCATGACTCGCCTGATTGTACCTGGTATGGTGGAGCGTAATCATGGTCATGTAATCAATATAGGTAGTGTGGCGGGTGACGCTGCTTATGCGGGAGGTAATGTATATTGTGCTACCAAAGCGGCTGTAAAGGCTATTACAGACGGCTTGCGCATTGATGTGGCACATACGAAAGTGCGTGTTACTAATGTGAAACCGGGTTTGGTTGAAACAAACTTCTCTAACATCCGTTTCCATGGTGACCAGAACCGCGCAGACAACGTTTACCGCGGCATAGAGCCTCTGAACGGCGATGACGTGGCTGATGTAGCCTTCTATGCTGCAAGTTCCCCAGAACACGTGCAAATAGCTGAGGTCCTGGTTCTTGCTACGCATCAGGCTAACGGAACCGTGATACACAGAAGCTAG
- a CDS encoding histidine phosphatase family protein, with the protein MTKLYLVRHGETVDNKAQIMQGQTPGKLNMKGIEQAEEVARKMAGTPIDVFVSSDLYRSIQTCEIIAGSHPVVTTPLLRERDWGDFTGKFIPDLPKDPKDWPDNIETLEKMKSRAQNFLTWIKVTYPDQTVLAVGHGIINKAIQSVYYKRPMNQIEKMANAEVRVLIL; encoded by the coding sequence ATGACAAAATTATATTTGGTGCGCCATGGTGAAACGGTGGATAACAAGGCGCAAATTATGCAGGGACAAACACCGGGAAAACTCAATATGAAAGGTATTGAGCAAGCTGAGGAAGTGGCCAGGAAAATGGCCGGTACACCTATCGATGTTTTCGTATCGAGCGATCTCTATCGCAGTATACAGACCTGTGAAATTATCGCCGGCTCGCATCCCGTTGTCACCACTCCCTTGCTCAGAGAGCGCGATTGGGGCGATTTTACGGGCAAATTCATCCCTGACCTGCCGAAGGACCCAAAGGATTGGCCGGACAACATAGAGACGCTGGAAAAGATGAAATCAAGAGCCCAGAATTTCCTTACCTGGATCAAGGTTACTTATCCTGACCAGACCGTTCTTGCTGTGGGGCATGGCATCATCAACAAGGCTATCCAGAGTGTTTATTATAAACGTCCGATGAACCAGATAGAGAAAATGGCGAATGCTGAGGTCAGAGTCCTTATTCTTTAA
- a CDS encoding DUF308 domain-containing protein, which produces MKVIHSSIFRAVCAIIVGVLLIQYREQTVTWITIAIGVLFFLSGVISLASYWAAKRNAEKMQGQLLSDSNGKPIMGMIPKFPLVSVGSLILGLLLALMPQVFIAWLMFILAFILILGALTQFANLASAAKMGRVGILFWLFPSALLLLGLLAIIKPSAIASAPLFIIGWGMLIYGVVELLNAFKVSNNKRIWLKNQQQKQDSKEIYVDVEEVKNEE; this is translated from the coding sequence ATGAAGGTAATACACAGTTCAATATTCCGCGCAGTATGCGCCATCATCGTAGGAGTCCTGCTCATCCAATATCGTGAGCAGACCGTCACCTGGATAACCATCGCCATCGGTGTTTTGTTTTTCCTTTCAGGTGTCATCTCCCTTGCCAGTTATTGGGCAGCCAAGCGCAATGCAGAGAAGATGCAGGGCCAGCTTCTGTCTGATTCCAATGGTAAGCCTATCATGGGTATGATACCTAAATTCCCGCTTGTGAGCGTAGGCAGTCTTATCCTGGGATTGCTGCTTGCCCTGATGCCTCAGGTGTTTATCGCCTGGCTGATGTTCATCCTGGCGTTCATCCTGATTTTGGGCGCTCTGACCCAGTTTGCCAACCTGGCTTCTGCAGCTAAGATGGGACGCGTAGGCATCCTCTTCTGGCTCTTCCCTTCAGCCCTTCTTCTACTGGGTCTGCTCGCCATCATCAAGCCTTCAGCCATCGCCTCTGCTCCTCTTTTCATCATCGGTTGGGGTATGCTCATCTATGGAGTAGTAGAGCTTCTCAACGCCTTTAAAGTCTCCAACAACAAGAGAATCTGGCTGAAGAACCAACAGCAGAAACAGGATTCAAAGGAGATTTATGTGGATGTAGAGGAAGTGAAGAACGAAGAGTAA
- a CDS encoding transglycosylase domain-containing protein, giving the protein MNKIKSLFAWLWQKFRAFCTWYKGLYQGRAWYTKTLVALASCIVAFILYLGAVDINFLWLFGKSPGYFSGILDPQTSEASEIYSADGKLIGKYFNENRTPVEYDEVTPDFFKALVDTEDERFYKHIGIDPIGVFAAAKDALLHHNGRGASTITQQLAKNMFRVRSQYSTGLLGKIPVLRLLIIKSKEWIIAVKLETVFSKKEIITMYANTVDFGSNSYGIKTAAKTYFNTTPKELTTGQAAVLVGMLKATTYYNPRTNPENSLARRNTVLYNMVTHGDLSKDRYNELKDEPIKLDFKVEENYDGQAKYFREAVANYLKDWCKNEGYDLYTSGLKIYTTIDTRMQKYAEDAARKQMKQVQQNFNNHWSIRRTQAGKGNWMGQDPWQDENHNVIPNFIQGIAERQPFYKALVARFPDNPDSVNYYYKEWVHPVKVFDYDKGSITMNMTSEDSIKYMTTFMHCAFVAMEPQTGAVKAWVGDIDFDHWKYDKVTAERQPGSTFKLFVYTEAMNQGLTPCDKRRDEYISMEVYDKKKHEMTIWRPSNANGSFSGDSIPLKSAFAKSINSVAVRLGQEMGIKRIIETAKKMGINSPLDDTPSLALGSSDVNLLEMACAYSTIANNGKHHDPVLVTKIVDHDGKVVYEGPTDSEQVIPYKSAFLMQQLLQGGMKEPGGTSQSLWGYVGNYRDTEFGGKTGTTNNHSDAWFMCVSPKLVVGAWVGGEYRCLHFRTGALGQGSRTALPVCGYFLQSVFGDPAFQQYHGKFDKPQDSDITRDMYICASYAPKPKVDTTKVDSTAFQEEIVLDDEGNPIIREVPAKKAESESANGTATTEEKKEKKKAKPTEQPVNFDDL; this is encoded by the coding sequence ATGAATAAAATTAAGTCTCTCTTTGCCTGGTTATGGCAAAAGTTTCGCGCATTCTGTACCTGGTACAAAGGATTGTATCAGGGCAGAGCGTGGTATACCAAGACCCTCGTTGCCTTGGCAAGTTGTATAGTCGCCTTCATCTTGTATCTGGGCGCAGTAGATATCAACTTCTTATGGCTCTTCGGCAAGTCACCTGGCTATTTCTCAGGCATTCTGGACCCACAGACCTCAGAGGCCTCTGAAATCTATTCGGCTGACGGAAAGCTCATCGGCAAGTATTTCAACGAAAACCGTACTCCGGTAGAATATGATGAGGTAACACCTGATTTCTTCAAGGCACTGGTAGATACCGAGGATGAACGATTCTACAAGCATATCGGTATCGACCCTATCGGTGTGTTTGCTGCTGCCAAGGATGCACTCCTCCATCATAACGGGCGCGGTGCTTCTACTATCACACAGCAGCTGGCGAAGAACATGTTCCGTGTACGTTCGCAATATTCTACCGGTTTGCTGGGTAAGATTCCTGTACTCCGCCTGCTCATCATCAAGAGCAAGGAGTGGATCATCGCGGTAAAACTAGAAACGGTGTTCAGCAAGAAGGAAATCATCACCATGTATGCCAATACGGTAGATTTCGGTAGCAATTCGTATGGTATCAAAACCGCTGCGAAGACCTACTTCAACACCACCCCTAAGGAGTTGACCACCGGTCAGGCTGCCGTGCTCGTGGGCATGCTCAAAGCTACCACCTACTACAACCCACGCACCAACCCGGAGAACAGTCTTGCACGCCGCAACACCGTATTATATAATATGGTGACACATGGCGATCTCTCAAAAGACAGATACAATGAACTGAAAGATGAGCCTATCAAGCTCGATTTCAAGGTAGAAGAAAACTACGACGGACAGGCTAAATACTTCCGTGAGGCAGTAGCCAACTACCTGAAAGACTGGTGTAAAAACGAAGGTTACGACCTCTATACCAGCGGTTTGAAGATTTATACCACCATCGATACCCGCATGCAGAAGTATGCAGAAGATGCAGCCCGCAAGCAGATGAAACAGGTACAGCAAAACTTCAACAACCACTGGAGCATCCGCCGTACCCAGGCAGGCAAAGGCAACTGGATGGGTCAGGATCCTTGGCAGGATGAGAACCACAACGTGATACCAAACTTCATCCAGGGCATCGCCGAGCGCCAGCCATTCTACAAGGCATTGGTAGCCCGCTTCCCTGATAATCCCGACTCAGTAAACTATTACTATAAGGAGTGGGTTCACCCGGTTAAGGTGTTCGATTATGACAAGGGCAGCATCACGATGAACATGACATCAGAAGACTCCATCAAGTATATGACCACCTTCATGCACTGCGCCTTTGTAGCCATGGAGCCACAGACCGGAGCAGTAAAGGCATGGGTGGGCGATATCGACTTCGACCACTGGAAGTATGACAAGGTAACAGCCGAGCGCCAGCCTGGTTCTACCTTCAAGCTCTTTGTTTATACCGAGGCGATGAATCAGGGTTTAACCCCTTGTGACAAGCGTCGCGACGAATATATCTCTATGGAGGTATACGATAAGAAGAAGCACGAAATGACCATCTGGCGTCCATCCAATGCCAACGGTTCGTTCTCGGGCGACAGCATCCCATTGAAGAGTGCCTTTGCCAAGAGTATCAACTCTGTGGCTGTAAGATTAGGACAGGAGATGGGCATCAAGCGCATCATCGAGACAGCCAAGAAGATGGGTATCAACAGTCCGCTGGATGACACCCCTTCTCTCGCCCTCGGTTCCAGCGATGTCAACCTCCTGGAGATGGCATGCGCCTACAGCACCATTGCCAACAATGGCAAGCACCACGACCCGGTATTGGTTACCAAGATTGTAGACCACGACGGTAAGGTGGTTTACGAGGGCCCTACCGATTCCGAGCAGGTAATACCTTACAAGAGTGCCTTCCTCATGCAGCAGCTTTTACAGGGCGGTATGAAGGAGCCGGGAGGTACATCCCAGAGTCTCTGGGGTTATGTAGGCAACTACCGTGATACCGAGTTCGGTGGCAAGACAGGTACCACCAACAACCACTCCGATGCCTGGTTCATGTGTGTGAGCCCTAAGCTCGTAGTTGGTGCCTGGGTAGGAGGCGAATACCGCTGTCTCCACTTCCGCACCGGAGCCTTGGGTCAGGGTTCGAGAACCGCTCTTCCTGTGTGCGGTTACTTCCTCCAGAGTGTCTTTGGCGACCCAGCCTTCCAGCAGTATCACGGCAAGTTTGACAAGCCACAGGACAGCGATATCACCCGCGATATGTACATCTGTGCAAGCTATGCACCAAAGCCAAAGGTAGATACCACCAAGGTAGACAGTACCGCCTTCCAGGAAGAGATCGTTCTCGATGACGAAGGCAACCCTATCATCCGCGAGGTTCCTGCCAAGAAGGCTGAAAGCGAATCTGCCAACGGTA